The proteins below are encoded in one region of Mangifera indica cultivar Alphonso chromosome 7, CATAS_Mindica_2.1, whole genome shotgun sequence:
- the LOC123221711 gene encoding probable glucan endo-1,3-beta-glucosidase A6 translates to MVNQHFCWKMGQAIAFFVYLSLLVLSCAEISNKIGINYGQLGNNLPSPYQSIHLIKSIKAGQVKIYDSNPEILKLLSGTNLKVSIMVQNHEIINISSSQSSADEWVQNNVLAFYPETMIRFILVGNEILSYSSPQDQQIWHNLVPAMHRIKNSLNTLNIHNIKVGTPLAMDILQTTFPPSSGKFRPDISNLVMVPLLQFLNHTKSFFFIDVYPYFSWSTNWTNSSLDFALFRATTNYTDPKSGLVYTNLLDQMLDSVIFAVRKIGFSNIPIIISETGWPNNGDIGQVGANIYNAATYNRNLIKKMTTKPALGTPARPGVVIPTFVFSLFEENQKTGPGIERHWGLIYSDGTPIYEIDLTGKRELSDYKPLPTPRNNEPYKGEVWCVAAEGAELMNLSTALTYACSQGNKTCDALAPGKECYEPLSVFWHASFAFSSYWAQFRSMGATCYFNGLAQQTTTNPSRGSCKFPSVTL, encoded by the exons ATGGTGAACCAACACTTTTGCTGGAAAATGGGTCAAGCTATTGCTTTCTTTGTCTATCTCTCCCTCCTTGTTCTCTCGT GTGCTGAAATTTCAAACAAGATTGGCATCAATTATGGTCAGTTGGGGAACAATCTGCCATCTCCATATCAATCCATTCACCTCATCAAATCCATTAAAGCAGGCCAAGTAAAAATCTATGACTCCAATCCTGAAATCCTGAAACTCCTTTCAGGAACCAATCTCAAAGTCTCCATTATGGTTCAAAACCATGAAATTATCAACATTTCTTCTAGCCAAAGTTCAGCAGACGAATGGGTCCAAAACAATGTCCTCGCGTTCTATCCTGAAACCATGATCCGATTTATCCTCGTTGGCAATGAAATCCTCAGTTATTCCTCTCCACAAGATCAACAAATTTGGCATAATCTAGTACCTGCCATGCACAGAATCAAGAATTCTCTCAACACTCTGAATATTCACAACATTAAAGTTGGTACCCCTTTGGCCATGGACATACTGCAAACTACTTTTCCTCCATCAAGTGGAAAATTTCGGcctgatatttcaaatttagtgaTGGTTCCATTGCTACAATTCTTGAACCACACAAAATCCTTTTTCTTCATTGATGTTTACCCTTATTTTTCCTGGTCTACAAACTGGACCAACAGTAGCCTTGATTTTGCTCTTTTCAGGGCGACAACAAACTATACTGACCCAAAATCTGGCCTAGTTTACACAAATCTCCTAGACCAAATGCTTGATTCAGTCATTTTCGCAGTCAGAAAAATCGGCTTCTCAAATATCCCAATAATAATATCTGAAACTGGGTGGCCTAACAATGGTGATATAGGGCAAGTAGGAGCCAATATTTACAATGCAGCTACTTACAACCGAAACCTCATCAAGAAAATGACTACTAAGCCAGCTTTAGGGACGCCTGCTCGACCCGGAGTAGTGATTCCAACATTCGTTTTTTCACTTTTCGAAGAGAACCAGAAGACTGGACCAGGGATAGAGAGGCACTGGGGGTTAATCTATTCGGATGGTACACCTATATATGAAATTGATCTAACGGGAAAGCGGGAATTATCTGATTACAAGCCACTGCCGACACCGCGTAATAATGAGCCGTACAAGGGCGAAGTATGGTGTGTGGCAGCTGAAGGGGCGGAGCTCATGAACCTGAGCACAGCTTTAACATATGCATGCAGTCAGGGAAATAAGACATGCGATGCTTTGGCGCCGGGAAAAGAGTGTTACGAGCCATTATCTGTGTTTTGGCATGCTAGTTTTGCTTTTAGTTCATATTGGGCGCAATTTAGGAGCATGGGTGCCACTTGCTACTTCAATGGGCTGGCCCAACAAACTACGACAAACCCaa GTCGTGGCAGTTGCAAGTTTCCAAGCGTTACGCTTTAA